CGCGGGCGCTGGGCGAGGCGGCCCGGGTCGCCGGGGTGGAGGTGGCCACCGGCGACACCAAGGTGGTGGAGGCCGGCCACGGCGACGGCGTCTACATCAACACCGCCGGCATCGGCCTGGTCCCCGAGGGCGTCGACATCCGGCCGCAGCGGGCGGTACCCGGCGACGTCGTCCTGCTCAGCGGCCCGGTCGGGGCGCACGGGGTCGCCATCATGAGCGTCCGCGAGGGCTTGGAGTTCGGCGTCGATGTCCGCAGCGACACCGCGCCCCTGAACGGCCTGGTCGAGGCCGTGCTCGGTGCCACCAAGGACGTGCACGTGCTGCGCGACCCGACCCGGGGCGGGTTGGCGGCCTCACTCAACGAGATCGCGGCGGCCTCCGGGGTCGGGGTCGCGGTGCGCGAGCGGGACGTGCCGGTGCCGCCGGAGGTCGCCAACGCGTGCGCGATCCTGGGGCTGGACCCCTGGTACGTGGCAAACGAGGGCCGCATGGTGGCGTTCGTACCACGTGAGCACGCCGACGCCGTCCTCGCCGCCATGCGGGCCCACCCGATGGGCGCGCAGGCCGCGGTGATCGGGGAGTGCGTGGAGGAGCATCCGGGCATGGTGGTGGCCCGGACCGGGCTCGGCGGTACCCGCGTCGTCGACCTGCCCTTGGGCGAGCAACTGCCGAGGATCTGCTGAACGGTCCCACTGGACCGAGCAGACCGGGTGGACCGCGTGGACCGGGTGGACCGCGTGGACCGGGGGCGGTGGCTCCCGCCACGCAGCGGGACCACCGCGCCCAGGCCGCCTCGGGCCTTCGAGTCCACGGTACGTATCCACGCTCGTATGCGCCTGCCTCGTAGGCACCTGCCTCGTACCCGCCCACGAGGAGACGGAAGGTGGCGCAGGCTTGCTCCCGGCCGTCCGGCACCCGCGGGGCGCGGGCGGCCGGGAGCGGATGGGCCCGGAGGGGTGGGAGCGGGGCTGGAGGCCGCCGAAGCGGGGATGGCGGGCGGGATCGCCGGGGGCCTGTCATCACGGCACGCCCGGGAGCTGGACCCGGGCCGGGAATAAGCAGGACGCGGCAGTACCGGGCGACCACATGCGGGGCGTATTTCCCGCTTTTAAGATGGATTTGCCCGATCCGGGACAGGGAACTCACCGAGGGTTCCTTCCCGGTGGTGACAGCCCGTAGTACGAGGAGGCTGGTCACGGATGCACTCCCCCCCTCCCACCCCTTCCCCCACCGCCCGCAACCGGCACCCCCACGACGACGCGCCCGACACCGCCGAGGCGTTCCGCCGTCTCGCGAGGCTGCCGGAGGGCGCGAGCAAGGAGCGGCTGCGGCAGGAGATCGCCACGGACTGGCTCCCCATGGCGCACCGGCTCGCCGGCCGGTACCGCAACCGCGGCGAGTCGCTGGACGACCTGCGGCAGGTGGCGGCGCTCGGCCTGGTCAAGGCGGTCAGCCGCTACGATCCGGCCCGCGGCACGGCCTTCGAGAGCTATGCCGTGCCGACCATAGACGGCGAGATCAAGCGCCACTTCCGCGACTGCATGTGGTCGGTGCACGT
This portion of the Actinacidiphila yeochonensis CN732 genome encodes:
- the hypE gene encoding hydrogenase expression/formation protein HypE, with product MDFSGWTCPAPLRDQPHIVMGHGGGGALSAELVEHVFAPAFGGAALAQLGDSAVLALGGARLAFSTDSYVVRPLFFPGGSIGDLAVNGTVNDLAMSGARPAYLSCGFILEEGVATATVAEVARALGEAARVAGVEVATGDTKVVEAGHGDGVYINTAGIGLVPEGVDIRPQRAVPGDVVLLSGPVGAHGVAIMSVREGLEFGVDVRSDTAPLNGLVEAVLGATKDVHVLRDPTRGGLAASLNEIAAASGVGVAVRERDVPVPPEVANACAILGLDPWYVANEGRMVAFVPREHADAVLAAMRAHPMGAQAAVIGECVEEHPGMVVARTGLGGTRVVDLPLGEQLPRIC